The Girardinichthys multiradiatus isolate DD_20200921_A chromosome 9, DD_fGirMul_XY1, whole genome shotgun sequence genome segment cataaaatctcgtTAAAATTTACTGACATCTCTGGTTTATATGGAAAAAGATGGGAAATCGTTCAAAGAGAATCAACACTATTGCAAGGTACAGTCCATCTAAAGAAAAGTCAATCCCAAAACCAGTTTACctgagtaaaagaaaaaaaacagaaaaaaagaaattaaccaAGTTGAAGATGtaaatactgaaaataaaagaaattataCCAAGATAAAAAGCAATGAAATACATTGCAAACATAACTTAATTATTCAGAACAAGGCATTGaacaattaaatttaattaaggtaaaataaatgcatacaaaaatacaaatgtgttattttgtgttgtCTATTATTTACTCAACTTTGGGGTCAAATTTAATCTCATAAAACCTATTTAAACTTGGTCCAACTTAACATGGTtacatattttatacattttctttttatttatattaatagtaaaaatattttatcgaTGCGAAGGAAATACTTTgccaatattaaaataaatgcatttgatAATTACACTGATTTTGATAGTATCCTAATCTATTTTAGATTTTGGGGGATATTTTAATTCTCCTGCGAAGAAGCATTGCCTTGTATTAAGTATCACCATTAGAAATCACTAGTAGCCTGCAGTAATTCCGAAACCTCGTGTGTTAGTTGCATCTGTAAGGCGTTATAAAATGACACGTAAAACATACTTGGACAGAAACTTCTTCAAATGCAGCTTTCCTTTCCATTCATGTCTACGTCAAAGGTCCGACCTCCTTTCGATGCTTAGCAGCTCCACTTCGAAGATAAGCGTCGCCCCTCCAGGAATCTTGGGCGGAGCTCCCCGGTCTCCGTAGCCCAGCTCGGCGGGGATGACCAGCTTCCTCTTCTCGCCCTCGCACATGCCCAGCAGGCCCTGGTCCCAGCCTTTGATAACCTGGCCGGTGCCCAGGGTGAAGGTGAAGGGTCTGTCCCGGGAAATGCTGCTGTCAAACTCCGTGCCGTCCTCCAACTTGCCGGTGTAGTGCATGTTCAGCACGTCTCCTTTGCGGGACTTGATGGGACAGTTGTCCACTCGCTTTTTGATTCCTATCTGGAGCTTCTTCTTGTCGGCTCCGCTCACCGCCGCCGGGCTTAGAGACAGAGCCGCCACTACAACCAGCAAGAACAGTCGCATGGTTACACGGTGTAACAGCACGGAGGCCTCAGTTCGATGACGTGAAAGAAAATGTTGGAGGTTTGAAACAGCGTAGAGAGCTGCAAAACCGCTTCCGAAAACGGATGTATGAGCAGAGCGACCGGATGTAGTTCAGCATGTGGTGTAACCAGGCAAACATTCCGGAGGACGCTAAGACTTTTAggttaaagtatttttaagatacaaaaaaaaaaaacaacaacactaaACTGCAATTTTACTGTACTTCAATTCCATATTGGCTATTTTCATAACATTTTGAGTTTGCTCTTTTAGCCATGAATGTATTTGCTCGTTGAagtcttatttaaaaatgtgcataAGCATCTAAATAAGtaagaatatcattgaaaagttatttccatcagtaattcaattcaaaaagtgtaACTCACGTATTCTACATATTTATGATA includes the following:
- the fkbp2 gene encoding peptidyl-prolyl cis-trans isomerase FKBP2, whose protein sequence is MRLFLLVVVAALSLSPAAVSGADKKKLQIGIKKRVDNCPIKSRKGDVLNMHYTGKLEDGTEFDSSISRDRPFTFTLGTGQVIKGWDQGLLGMCEGEKRKLVIPAELGYGDRGAPPKIPGGATLIFEVELLSIERRSDL